Proteins from one Azospirillum brasilense genomic window:
- a CDS encoding DMT family transporter has protein sequence MTAPPLSPAPTRPATPRHIRVENIPLGIVMMLGSVLLFSVMNVLVKLLSETYPVIEVTFFRNAMALIPVAVVISLQGGWINSLRTERPMGHVWRSVVGLTAMSLTFWSFNLLPLGDAVALNFSAPLFLTALSVPLLGEKVGIYRWSAVLVGFVGVLIMVRPSGEMLTHLGALVALGAAFCQSFAMVAIRQLSKTERANTIVFYFTAITTLILALVMPFVWVTPHNLTDFALLSATGVLGGGAQLFLTRAYSLAPAAVVAPFNYASLLWAVLFGWMLWGEMPTLHMVLGAAVVAVSGLYILHRETRRRLPPSPPAMGGGGD, from the coding sequence GTGACCGCGCCTCCCCTCTCCCCCGCCCCCACCCGTCCCGCGACGCCCCGCCACATCCGCGTGGAGAACATACCGCTTGGCATCGTCATGATGCTGGGGTCGGTGTTGCTGTTCTCCGTGATGAACGTGCTGGTGAAGCTGCTCTCAGAGACGTATCCCGTCATCGAGGTGACCTTCTTCCGCAATGCCATGGCCCTGATCCCCGTGGCGGTGGTCATCTCGCTGCAGGGCGGCTGGATCAACAGCCTGCGCACCGAACGTCCGATGGGCCATGTCTGGCGCTCGGTTGTCGGCTTGACCGCGATGTCCCTGACGTTCTGGTCCTTCAATCTGCTGCCTCTGGGCGACGCGGTGGCGCTGAACTTCTCGGCCCCGCTGTTCCTAACCGCACTGTCGGTGCCGCTGCTCGGCGAGAAGGTCGGTATCTACCGGTGGAGCGCGGTGCTGGTCGGCTTCGTCGGCGTTCTCATCATGGTCCGTCCCTCAGGCGAGATGCTGACGCATCTGGGCGCGCTGGTCGCGCTTGGCGCCGCTTTCTGCCAGTCCTTCGCGATGGTGGCGATCCGCCAGCTCAGCAAGACCGAGCGCGCCAACACCATCGTCTTCTACTTCACGGCCATTACCACACTCATCCTGGCGCTGGTCATGCCCTTCGTGTGGGTCACCCCGCACAACCTGACCGATTTCGCCCTGCTGTCGGCCACCGGCGTGCTGGGCGGCGGTGCTCAGCTGTTCCTGACGCGGGCCTATTCGCTGGCCCCCGCAGCCGTGGTGGCGCCCTTCAACTACGCCTCGCTGCTGTGGGCCGTGCTGTTCGGTTGGATGTTGTGGGGCGAGATGCCGACCCTGCACATGGTGTTGGGCGCCGCCGTTGTGGCGGTGAGCGGCCTATACATCCTGCACCGCGAAACCCGCCGCCGCCTGCCCCCCAGTCCGCCCGCGATGGGTGGTGGTGGCGACTGA
- a CDS encoding DUF2934 domain-containing protein translates to MAKRKTATAKTVEAAPSPEAAEALATDTGAEIVLNTNFAAIEQDAVALLHAASLLVEADTPEKANHALDHNLRLWVAIKTVLKNEENTLDSEVKANLRNLAQYVTVTTMEATQGSIEARKLVSLSRINMHIAEGLLQGQKSRMVQERAYEIWEREGRPNGREMDHWLRAEGEIAELLTNR, encoded by the coding sequence ATGGCCAAGCGCAAGACCGCCACCGCAAAGACCGTCGAAGCCGCTCCGTCGCCTGAAGCGGCCGAAGCGCTCGCCACCGATACCGGGGCGGAAATCGTCCTGAACACCAATTTCGCTGCGATCGAGCAGGACGCGGTCGCCTTGCTGCACGCCGCGAGCCTCCTCGTCGAAGCCGACACACCGGAAAAGGCGAATCACGCCCTCGACCACAACCTCCGCCTCTGGGTCGCCATCAAGACGGTGCTCAAGAACGAGGAAAATACGCTGGATTCGGAGGTCAAGGCGAACCTGCGCAACCTCGCGCAGTACGTCACCGTCACCACCATGGAAGCGACCCAGGGTTCCATCGAGGCACGCAAGCTGGTCTCGCTGTCACGCATCAACATGCACATCGCCGAGGGTCTGCTGCAGGGCCAGAAGAGCCGCATGGTGCAGGAGCGCGCCTATGAGATTTGGGAACGCGAGGGTCGTCCGAACGGTCGCGAGATGGACCATTGGCTGCGGGCCGAGGGCGAAATCGCCGAGCTTCTGACCAACCGCTGA
- a CDS encoding acyloxyacyl hydrolase yields the protein MRHGTSCLCLVVAAVGVALSASADAQTLSMPDDRIGNWKIGGLAYSVGETPDTKVSDLHNKIRIGSSLLPKLDGYAEVRPWVSLGPSAPDGSLHGMGGILIDVPLGGSSFVFTPSVGAGTLPVTPRDPAASGSVVEFRSQLELGYQFENKARFSLGYSRIDTSGPAADAAAPANNVFGFYYRMPFGAFTGR from the coding sequence GTGCGTCATGGGACTTCGTGCCTCTGTCTGGTGGTTGCCGCGGTGGGCGTTGCGCTCTCCGCTTCCGCGGACGCGCAGACCCTGTCGATGCCGGACGACCGGATCGGCAACTGGAAGATCGGCGGCCTCGCCTACAGCGTCGGGGAAACGCCAGACACCAAGGTGTCCGACCTGCACAACAAGATCCGCATCGGCTCTTCACTCCTGCCCAAGCTCGACGGATATGCGGAGGTGCGTCCCTGGGTGTCGCTCGGTCCCAGCGCACCGGACGGCAGCCTGCACGGCATGGGCGGCATCCTCATCGACGTTCCGCTGGGGGGGTCCTCCTTCGTCTTCACGCCCAGCGTCGGCGCCGGAACCCTGCCGGTCACCCCGCGCGATCCGGCGGCATCGGGCAGCGTCGTCGAGTTCCGCTCCCAGCTCGAACTCGGCTACCAGTTCGAGAACAAGGCCCGCTTCAGCCTGGGCTACAGCCGCATCGACACCAGCGGTCCCGCCGCGGACGCCGCCGCACCGGCCAACAATGTGTTCGGATTCTATTATCGGATGCCATTCGGGGCCTTCACCGGACGCTAA